ATCCTTGGGGGGTTGTGAAAAGTGATCAAATTATTTAAGTTCTAGAAAAATTGTTGTAATATTACGGATTtatcggttgagaataaatgATGGCAAAATTAAAAACACTTAATAACGGTTGATATGAGAAGATTGTTTTTGCAACGAATATATAGCCTTGACGTGTAAAACAGACAGAAACGCCGTCTTCTACCAGACCAATTCGATGACTTTTAAAAATCTTGCTCTCTGAATGGTGTTATTCTAAATTAATTGATCACCCCTACGCCCTACCAGAATTTCTTGATCAGACCACGCACCTTAAGTATGTATTAAAATTGGATCGTATTCTGCTTATTGTCTTTCAAAATGAGTTACCCCAAAATTTGAGGTAATAATACACGTTACCCAAGTAGTCAAGcagcttttcaaaatttgaacaagaaattgtttggaattttcatggaaatcttTGGTATCTCCACGAAACATTAtcagtttcaacgtgatgttgtaaaaatctatcaggaaattatacggagtcttcggaatttccactgaaaattgtgTGGACTtctttaaatttgaatcttcttcattggcattacatccccacactgggacattgccgcctcgcagcttagttcacagttattaactgcgaggtttctaagccaagttaccatttctgcattcgtatattatgaggccaacacgatgatacttttatgcccagggaagtcgagacaatttccaacccgaaaattgtctagaccggcaatgggaatctaacccagccaccctcagcatggtcttgctttgcagctgcgcatcttaccgcaaggctaaggagggcccccttcaaatttgaatcggcatgAACATTATAAATCAGCGgcatgacaaattttaaacggcggcgcgccgatgcaaaaatgtcggcggcggcggcgcacacctctactcacGTCTTTAAGGTAAAACCAACGGAACtgataataaaacaaaaaccacctgtctcacctcgatttcatcattttttatttattgcacaacaataatttaagctTATCGACAAAACAGGAGGGACATCgttgttttttcaataaataaataaattacactttccgttaataaaataaataataatttacaTGACAATCACTGTTGCCGACCAAGAGAGGTAGTACGCACGTCCTAGTAATTACTTCATCTCTGATCGTTTGCTCGCTTCTTCGCTTTGGGATGCGTGGCTCATTCTGCGTTGTCTTTGCATTTGCTTGTTTGCCTGTTGGCGgccatttttttatgattttgacTGACTGGCAGTCCCAGAACTGATGCGATTCCAATGTTATTTCCATTCTGGCGGAAATATATCAAGTTGCACGTTCCTGCTGCTTTTTTCCGTACGGGTTCCATTCTGAAATTCTCCTAATTCATTGGTTTGACTGTTGAGGGTGGGGCGTTTTGGCTTTTGGTTGCGTGTGTTTGAAATGTCTGGTGAGTTCGGTTGACGCCCGGGTTTTAGTACGTAGGCTGCTCGTAGTAGTACCGGTAGGGGTCGTTGGGAACTCGGGCCGGGCGGACCACGTAGGTGTTACGACGGTTTTCGTGCCCGGTGTGCACCTGGAAGCTGGTTTCCTCGTGATGATCGCTCTTGAAGATTTTCTTCAGCGCCAAGATACTGGCAATGGTGAGCGCCACCTTGCTGATGACCAGAGCCTTGAAGGCGATGGCACCGAGGGTCTTCAAACCGATCGGGCCAGCAATGCCCATGGCGGTGAGCATGGCAGCGATGATGTATCGGCTGCCGTTCTTCTTGTCGCCACGTCCTCGTGCTTCAGCCAGATCCATCTTGACGGTGTGTGTCTTGAGGAAACGGTCCAACTTCTGGATGAGGGAACGGTCCGTACTGCTCAGGCCTTCCAGGGCGCGGGCGTCCGACAGTCCGGGGACGGTTTCGTTCTCGGTATCATCGGTGACGTTTTGCTTGACTAGGGTCACTCCATCGACTAGTTGAATGGAATCCTTGGGGGGTTGTGAAAAGTGATCAAATTATTTAAGTTCTAGAAAAATGGTTGTAATATTACGGATTtatcggttgagaataaatgATGG
Above is a window of Armigeres subalbatus isolate Guangzhou_Male unplaced genomic scaffold, GZ_Asu_2 Contig170, whole genome shotgun sequence DNA encoding:
- the LOC134203221 gene encoding uncharacterized protein LOC134203221 translates to MCNRSLVLELLLVVTVASAAVSAASCSWRAAGSNWFGGEICILQKVYDDCQEKSDFTECLKQKALTSLSRAIDMDSIQLVDGVTLVKQNVTDDTENETVPGLSDARALEGLSSTDRSLIQKLDRFLKTHTVKMDLAEARGRGDKKNGSRYIIAAMLTAMGIAGPIGLKTLGAIAFKALVISKVALTIASILALKKIFKSDHHEETSFQVHTGHENRRNTYVVRPARVPNDPYRYYYEQPTY